The DNA sequence GCGGTGGAAAGCCAGATATGGCCCAAGGAGGCGGCACAGACAGCAGTAAGATTTCTGCTGCTTTTGATGCAATTTCTGCGGCCATTCAGCAACGCTAACGGCAAGGAATATATGCGTACAGGTGCTCGAATAGCTGTTGATGTAGGCGAGGTTCGGGTCGGTGTTGCTCGCAGCGACTCGGCCGGAATCCTCGCCACGCCTGTGGGTACTTTCCAGCGACACAAAGATGATTTTTCTGCAGTTATTTCTCTTGTGCATGAGCTTGATGCGCTTGAAGTAATTGTTGGGTTACCATTAAATATGGATGGTAGTGAAGGAAAGTCCGCAAAAAATGCTCGACGTTGGGCACGTCGAGTTGCCCGACGTATCTATCCAGTTTCGGTAAGATTAGTTGACGAACGGTTGAGTACGGTGAGTGCTCACAGCCTCCTTCACCAAGCTGGTCGCAAAGAAATCACTCATCGAAGTGTTATTGATCAGGTTGCAGCAGTTATCATTTTAGAAAGCGCATTAGCGCAAGAGCGTTCGACACTGGCTCCTCCTGGGGAGCTTGTAGAGATTCAGGAGAATTGAGTGTCTGAAGTATTCACACGTCTGGAATCGCAGCGCAGGCAGTCTGCCAGAGCTCGTCGCGCGCTTCGTCGTAAAAAGCGGATTCGATCCGCTTTAGTGCTCTTCGTAACCTGTGTACTAGTTGTTGCTGCGGGCGTCGTTGCTGTGCCGCATGTGAAGAGTGTACTGAGCTCTTCGTCGGTCACTGACTATGCTGGCCCTGGCTCTGGGGAAGTCATTGTCCAGATTCCAGAAGGTGCAACAGGTTCGACGATGGCTGAAATTCTCGCTCAGAAAGATGTTGTCGCTTCCTCACGAGCATTTATTGACGCATTCAATTCCGATCCGCGCTCGGCTTCGATCCAACCTGGTTCCTATCGGTTAAAGTCTAAAATGTCTGGCCAAGGAGCGGTGTCAGCTCTTCTTGATCCAGCAAGCCGGGCGGAGCTAAAGATTACGATTCCAGAAGGATTTGCAAAAAAACAAATCGTAGAACGAATCGCTAACGTTATGAATACACCTATTGAGGATGTTCAACGAATTGCTGATGATCCAGCGGCTATCGGTTTGCCCGCTGAAGCTAATGGTAATTCTGAAGGTTGGTTCGCGCCCGCTACCTATACGGTTGCTACAAATGCGACTGCCAAAGATATTTTGTCGGACATGGTACAAAATCGTATTCGCGATCTGGAAGATCTGAAGTTACCACGAGAATCATGGCAACGTACGCTTATCGTTGCCTCTATTGTGGAACGTGAAGTGAATTGGCCAGAATACTACGGCCAAGTCGCGCGGGTGATTGAGAACCGGCTGGTCGATACTACGCAGGTCAATGGCAAACTTCAGATGGACTCAACCACCATGTATGGTGTGGGTAAGTTTGGTGGTATTCCAACAGAGGATGAACTCCAAAATGACAATCCATACAACACGTATTTGCATGCCGGTTTACCGCCTTACCCGATTTCCAATCCGAGCCGTGATGTGATCGAAGCGAGTATCAATCCTCCTGCTGGAGATTGGCTATTCTTCGTTACGACAAACCTAGATACCGGCGAGACGCTCTTCGCAAACAATATCGATGATCATTCTAAGAATGTCGAAGTTTTGCGTAAGTGGTATTCCGAACATCAAAAGAACTAATGACGCACGCAATTATTGGTGAGTCGTGGTGGCGTGATATCGCTACCGAACTCGACATAGATTGCGCGGTGTACCATCAAGACGATATCGACGCGCTGGTTGCAGATTCACATGTGCAGTCACTGTGGTGCGTTAGTACGCCTGTTTTCTCTCATCGGATAGATCTACGTGACGGGATGGCTAAACTCATAGGCGCATGTGATGTGGTCGTCCGTCAGCCAACTGGTGCAACCTCGCTGTTAGTCGGTTTTGCAGTCGCTTCGCGCGCTCTAGCTCCCGTTATCCGCAGACACGTGTCTTCGATTTCTCGGCTCGTTATTCTTGGGGGTCATTATTTAGCGGCGAGTGCAATTGCCGCTGGTGTTGAATTGGGTGCGTCGGAGATCGTCGTCGTCACTGATCCGTTAGGTGGACCCGGAAGCGCAGTTGCCGCAGCACATAAAATAGGCAGTGATATTCGTGTTATCCGCGCAGAAGATGTACTTTTTAAGCAGACCGACGTAGTTATTGATACATCCGAGTCTATTCGTGAACGCGTCTTATGCCAGGAAGAGCCAGCTGCTCTCATAAGAACCTATCGTGGGCAAAGGACACCCGATAAACAGGAGTTTTTCGACGATTTTATTTGCCGTTACATGCGTGAACTGGTTGTCGTGACAACTGGCCAAGATCTTACGCTGTTAACTATTAAGCAGGCTGTGGATAACATTCTTCATCACTAATTCATTATTCGTACAATTCATTGTTATGAATAGGTCGATAGTGAAACGAGCACACGCTGTAAGTGGTGCGGTAGCCCTGATGACAATTACCTTAGCCACGATTGTCCACGGTAATTTTTTCTGTTTATTACCGGCAGTTTTCTATGCACTATTGTTTTGGAATGCGGTGATTGATTGCTACACTCACCAACTTTTCATCTGGCTATCAAATTGTGCGCTGGGCATCGCTTTGGCTTTTCATTTATGGCATCATTGGGCAGATATTAACTGGTGGATAGATGCAGGATTGTTGGCTTTATGTATTGGCGGTCCGCTGTGGTTGGCTTCCGCTGCCAGTAACGGACAACTGATTGGCATGGGGGATGTGCGGTTGTTTATGGCCATTATTGCGTGGCATGGCCTTGGTGGACTAGCTGTTTTAGTCTTGTCTATTGCCGCTGCCGGAGTGATGAGTATTGGTGGTTTGGCGATCAAGCGGATGGATTTTTCCTCTGTAATTCCGTTTGGGCCATTTATCACAGGAGCTTCCTGGGTGATTTGGGTGAGCACAACTTCCTTTTCTTTGGCACAATCGGTTATATGATGCGATGGAGTACAGCAGGCGAGTCACATGGGCGGCAACTAGTGGCGTTAGTTGAAGGGCTGCCGGCAGGAATCGTTGTATCAACTGCCGGCTTGCGAGCAGAATTAGCACGACGCCGAACTGGTTACGGCCGGGGTGCTCGTCAAAAGTTTGAGCAAGACCAATGCCGATTTATTGCTGGTGTACGGCATGGAAAAACTCTTGGCAGTCCGATTGCTATTGAAATTCTTAATAGTGAATGGCCACGGTGGGAAGTGGTCATGGATCCGGATCAAGTAGATCCTATGCTCCTTCGTCAGGCAGATGGTCAGGGCGATAGTCGTGAACTCGCTCGTCATAAGAGACTTACTAAACCGCGTCCAGGGCATGCAGATTTAACTGGCATACTCAAATTTGGTTTTGATGATACGCGTAATGTTTTGGAGCGGGCCTCAGCACGCGAAACAGTTGCTCGGGTAGCGGCAGGATATGTTGCCAAGGCCTTTTTGGAACAAGTAGCGGGGATTAAAATTATTGGGCATGTCGTTGGCGTGGGGGAGCGGAGTGCCCCGTCAGCCGTTATTACGCCTGAGGATTGTCCTGTGATTGAAAGGTCTTTGATGCGAACTGCTCATAGCAGCTTAGAAGTAGAATTCATGGCCGAAATTGATCGAGCTCACCGTCAAGGGGATACAGTTGGCGGGGTAGCTGAAATAGTGGCATGGAATGTGCCCCCGGCCTTAGGATCCTATACGACGTGGAAAGATCGACTAGATGGACAGTTAGCTCAGTCCCTTATGTCGATTCCTGCTGTTAAAGGTGTGGAAATCGGTGATGGTTTCGCACAATCTCGTGTCTACGGTTCACAGGCGCATGATGAGATTATTTACGGTAACGGTAAATATACACGGGTAACGAATCGTGCTGGCGGCATTGAAGGCGGGATGAGTAATGGTGAGCCTGTGGTAGCGCGTATCGCAGTTAAACCTATTCCGACTGTGCCGCATGCCTTGCGTACAGTTGATATTGACACGAAGGAACTAACCACCGCTAACCATCAACGCTCAGATACGACAGCTATTGTTCCAGCGGCTGTTATTGGTGAGTCAATGATGGCATTGACATTAGCTGCTGCCTTACTGGAGCGATCTTCGGGGGACACGCTTGATGATATTCAGCGGCATATGGTTGATCTTGGAAAGATGGGATCATGACTCTTAGTGCGGTTATTGTTGGCATGCCAGGTGCCGGTAAAACAACCGTTGGGCGGATTGTTGCGCATCGATTACGATTACCATTTGCTGATTCCGATCGGCTCATTACGCAGAAAACTGGGATGGCTGTTGCTGATATTTTTGCGCAGTTTGGCCAGCATCATTTCCGCGACGTTGAGCACGATGTTATTCGGGAAGCTTGTGAGCATCGGGATGGCATTTTGTCCGTTGGAGGCGGAGCGTTATTAGATCCACGCACACGGAAATTATTGGCACAAGAGCGGGTTATTTTTATCGACGTCGACGACGATGTTCTTATTGCTCGGTTGCGTAGATCGCGTACTGTTCGTCCAGTTTTAGGCGACGATATTGCTGGTTCGGTAGCGCGATTACGTTCCGAACGTAGCGCTTTTTACTATGAAGTTGCCTCTGAAATTGTTATGTCTGATGACCGGGGGCTCAATGTGGTTGTGGGACAAGTACTAGATAGACTGAGCAGGCCACAGACGATAGTTAAAGTTGATGGAGATGATCCTTATCAGGTTGTTGTTGGTAGTGATTTGGTGCCACAAATTGTGCGTGCTTTACGCCCAGCAAGCAAAGTCTTTTTGATTCATAGTCCAAACTTAACGAGTTTTGTTGGCCGGATTGATGAGCACTTATCTCATGCTGGCCTGCGTTCACTTGCTTTTGAGCTTCCTGATGGGGAGGCTGCTAAGTCTCGTACTGTCGTGGATCAGTTGTGGGATATTGCGGGTCAGGCACATCTTGGCCGGGATTGTGTCGTTCTTGCAGTTGGTGGGGGAGCAACGACCGATGTAGCTGGGTTTTTTGCTTCAACATGGATGCGCGGTGTGCGTCTGGTTTGTGTTCCAACGACTTTATTAGCGATGGTTGATGCTGCAGTGGGTGGAAAAACTGCTATCAATACTGGGCAGGGGAAAAACCTTGTAGGAACTTTTTGGCCGCCTTCTCAGGTTTTTTGTGATACCGATGTGCTTTCGTCATTATCTGAAGTTGAACGAATCAGTGGACTTGCTGAAGTTGCCAAATGTGGTTTTATCGCTGATCACCAGATCATTACTATGCTTGAATCCGCCAACTATTCGTTGCAAGATCTTATAGCGCGCTCGATTCGGGTCAAGGCTGAGGTGGTTAGCCAAGATTTGCGCGAAACGGGACTGCGTGAGGTTCTTAATTATGGGCATACGCTGGGGCATGCTATTGAACGGGTCGAAAATTATTCATGGAAACATGGATATGCAGTTGCAGTAGGCTGTGTTTTCGCTGCCGCATTGGCTGTTCATGCAGGTTTTGCGCCAATTGAGTTGATTGACCAGCAGCGTCAAATATTGAAAAAAATAGGTTTGCCGACGACGTATGCGATCGGTAAGCGAGACCAGGTTGAAGAAGCGATGCGTGTCGATAAAAAAGTACGCGATGGACAGCTACGGTTCGTTGTCGTTGATCAGGATCGTGCCATGCATATTGTCCAAGATCCAGACATTCAGGCGTTAGATTTTGCTTGGGAGCAGATTCAATAATGCAATCAGTTATTATTATCGGGCCGGATGGAGCAGGAAAAACGACGCTAGTACGTGCGTTGGCTCAAGCAGGCTTCACCGCTGGCGATGTTGATCTGATGGTTGCTGATACTCTTGAGGTGAGTTTGGCGGATATGTACACCGTGGTTGATTCGCATCTGCGGTATCAGGTTATGGCTTCGATAGTACGAGCGTTGTTCGACGATATCGCGAGCGAATCAGATAGTGTATTTGCATTAGCGCTACCGGCAGATTTTTTCGAATATCGAGATCTTTCAGAAGAATTAGAAAAATTGCGGTGCTTAGACGTTGTCTTAGTTGTCGGGTTAGAAGCTGGTATTGACCAACTAATGAAACGTCTTGGTTTATCTGGCCCGCGGGTAACAACAATAGTTTTGCCGCGTAAAGAGCTGTCCGTACAGTTAGCTCGGCGGATGCCAGTTTATCGCGAACATGCTGATGAAATGATCGATACATCACGTTATGATGCTCAAGAAGCCGGTGAGCTTGTGGCTCAACGCGTAATTATGCTCATAAATAACGCGTCTTAAGCGAGTTTGCGATAAAAAACAGTTAAAATCCAAGAGGAATCATTGACGTTATAGATTGGAACAACGTGGCAACCACAAACGATCTCAAAAATGGCATGGTGCTAAAGATTGACAACCAGCTTTGGCAAGTTGTCGAATTTCAGCATGTTAAGCCTGGCAAAGGACCAGCATTCGTACGTACGAAATTAAAGAATGTTCTTTCCGGAAAGAATGTTGATAAGACATTCAATGCAGGAGTTAAAGTCGAGACGGCAACGGTTGATCGCCGAGATATGCAGTACTTGTACAATGATGGATCTGACTTCATTTTTATGGATCTTGATAACTACGAGCAGCTTCCGGTTAGTGCTGACATCGTTGGCGATGCGAAGAACTACATGTTAGAAAACTCTAACGCCATTGTTGCTATGCATGACGGGGCAGTGCTCTTCATTGAACTGCCTGCTTCAGTTGTTTTGGAAGTTACATACACCGAGCCTGGTCTTCAAGGAGATCGCTCAAATTCTGGCACAAAACCAGCAACTGTTGAAACTGGTTATGAGCTTCAAGTCCCACTTTTCTTGGAGCAAGGAACCAAGATCAAGGTTGATACCCGTACCGGCGAGTACATTAACCGCGCCTGATGAGTACTGAACAGCAAAAGCATGAGCGTCGGAATAATCGTCGTAAAGGACGCTCGTTACAACGCCAGCGTGCTCTCGATGTTCTTTACGAAGCTGATGTACGTGGTACTGGTGAAGATCTGCCACAGCTTTTAGCTGAGCGTATTCAGATATCTCCAGCCCAGCAACCTATTCAGGAGTACGGTCAGCTTATCGTTTCGACCTATAGTGAATGGGCTGACGATGTTGATTCGATGATTGAGGCAGCTTCGCCGCAATGGGCACTATCTCGAATGAGTGTCGTTGATCGTAGCTTGTTACGAATCGGCGCAACTGAGTTGATGTACCTTGACGTCCCAGTAGCTATTGTGGTTAAAGAAATTACGTCACTTGTACGCGATTTCTCTACTGATAAAGCTGTTGGATTCACGATGGGTGTACTCAATCGAATCGCAGAAATCAGGTCTGCTGAGACAGCGGGGCTTTAGCCAATATCGCTAAGATTCTTGGCCGGGATGACTTTGATAGTCTTCCCGGCCTTTGCTGTGTTCTTCTGGATATAGAAATAATATTCTACCCGAAATTAGTTTTTGTGAGGTAAAATACAACTGTCTGTATGCTCAAAGGAGAGTAATGGTGATCCCACATTTGACTAACGAACAGCGCCGAGCTGCTCTAGCAAAGGCCGGACTGGCACGTCAGCGTCGCGCGGAAATCAAACAAGCTATTAAAGAAGGCAGTTGCCAATTGATAGATGTTTTTAGTGCAGCAGGTGAAGATGAAGCCATCGCTAGGATGAAGATACTAGATCTTCTTCTCGCTTTTCCAAAAATAGGAGAAGTTAAAGCACAATCTATTATGGAAGAGATCGGGATCGCTGCCTCGCGCCGTATTGGTGGATTAGGCTACCGCCAGCGCGCATCTCTTATAGAGTTGCTTGGGTAACGGCTCACACCGACGAGCGTATGTTTTACACGCTATCTTTACTCTGGCACCATAATAATTATGACTATTTTAGAAGGGCATGCTTTTGTTGTTTGTGGCCCTACTGCCGTTGGCAAGGGGACAATTCTACAAGAAGTGTTAGCGCAAGATCCGAATTTGTGGTACTCAGTTTCTGCAACTACGAGGGCTCCGCGTCCTGGAGAGATTGACGGAGTTCATTATCTTTTTGTTTCTGCTGAGGAATTTGATGATTTAGTTGCGCACGACGGAATGCTTGAATGGGCTGTGGTTCATAAAATTCATCGGTATGGAACGCCCCGAAAACCTGTTGAAGAAGCAATGGCCCAAGGGAAGAATGTTATTTTAGAGCTTGATTTAGACGGCGCCCGTCAAGTCCGCCAATCAATGCCTCAGGTGCGTCAGATATTTATTGCGCCGCCATCATGGGAAGAGCTTGAAGCGCGGTTACGTGGACGAGGAACCGAAAGCGAAGAAGAACAAGAACGGCGATTAGCTACAGCGCGCACGGAATTGGCTGCTCAAGACGAGTTCGATGATGTTATCGTTAACGATACAGTGGCTAATGCCACCGCTAAGTTACTGCAAATTTTTTCGCAATCCACGGTAAACTGAAGTTCTGTATAAGAACCGGCCAACCCACTTGTAAAGAGGTACATATGTCTGGAACAACCGCTAATCCGGAGGGCATTACGTCTCCGGCAATCGACAACCTGCTAGAAAAGGTCGATTCTAAGTACACACTAGCTGTTTTTGGTGCCGCTCGTGCGCGTCAAATCAATTCCTATCGCCAAGAACTCAAGTCTGGTGATGGTAATATCACCAGCATTGGTCCACTTGTGTCGTCAAGCCCTGAAGATAAGCCACTTTCAGTTGCTCTTCAAGAAGTTGCTGACGATAAGCTGAAGTTTACCCGCGAGTAATGAACAGCAAAAACGTGAGCCAACGAGCCTCCCAATCGGGGGGCTTGTCTCATGCCGCCCCTAGGATTCTGTTCGGTGTGACCGGAGGTATCGCTGCTTATAAGGCTGTAACAGCGATCCGACGACTACGTCAATGGGGGGCAGATGTCGTCGTCGTCCCAACGCACGCCGCGTTAGACATGGTAGGTAAAACTACATGGGAAGCAATTTCAGGGAATCGTGTACACGTCGATGTTTCAGAAAATGCCAACGATGTTGTTCACGTTAATACCGGAGCTCAAGCAGATCTTTTAGTGATAGCTCCGGCAACGGCAAATACTATTGCGAAACTTGCTCACGGTTTGGCAGATAATCTTTTAACGGCTTCCGCCCTTGTTGCCACGTGTCCTCGGCTTATTGCTCCGGCAATGCATACCCAAATGTGGATGCATCCTGCTACCAAGGACAACATTGCAACAATGCGGCGCCATGGATGGGAACTAATCGGACCTGAAACTGGACAGCTCACGGGATCTGATATTGGACCGGGCCGGATGAGCGAGCCGGAGGACATCGCCCAGCGAGCGATTGATATCCTCACTGAACGCGGCTTTGGGACACCGGCTCAGCCGGCTGAAACAGGTCAAAATTGGGTGATCTCTGCCGGAGGGACGCATGAAGCTATTGATCCTGTCCGGTATATTGCCAATCATTCAACCGGCATTATGGGCGTCGAATTAGCAAATGCCGCGCGGGCTCGAGGGCACCACGTTACCCTTGTTGCTGCTAACCTCAGTGCTGATGTTCTTGCTAGATGTGCTCCAGATATTGATGTCATCCCAGTTGTCTCAGCGCTCGATGTTCACGATGCTATGCTTCGTCAAACTCCGCGAGCCGATGTCGTCATTATGGCAGCAGCAATTGGAGATTTCCGCGTTGATCAATCCACTACAAAGATAAAACGTGGAGAGTCTTTAACTATTGAACTAAAAGCTAATCCCGATATTTTACACGAAATTGCTATCAATCGTGCGAAACAAGATCAATGTGTAATCGGATTTGCCGCCGAAACTGGCGATGAAAAAAAGACATATATTGACTACGGGATCGCAAAGGCTAAACGCAAAGGAGCAGACCTGCTTGTTATTAACCAAGTAGGTGATGGTATTGGATTTGGGAATGTTGATACAAATGTGACGATTGTGAGTGGGAAAGGTCAAATCGTTGCGAATGCAACTGGCTCTAAACCCGATGTCGCCGAGCAAATCATCGAAACGATCTCGCACTACCTGCCCTAAACTTTATCTATCATCGTCGATAGGATGAATTGACCATACTACTAAGGAAGAAGAGAACGTTTTATGACGCTTCAGCCATTTACATCAGAATCGGTGACCGAAGGCCATCCAGACAAGGTCTGTGATAAAATCGCTGACTCCATTTTAGATGCGTTACTCGCTCAAGATCGAAACTCCCGTGTAGCTGTAGAAACGATGGTAACTACCGGATTAGTGCATGTCGCTGGTGAAGTAACGACTGATGGTTATGTGGAAATTTCTGATATTGTGCGTTCGGTTGTTAAAGATATTGGCTACACGTCCTCGAATATTGGCTTTGATGGAGCATCATGCGGAGTCTCGGTCTCAATTGATCAACAATCTGCGGATATTGCCTCCTCAGTTGACACTTCTTTAGAAGCTCGACTTGGCGAAGAAATAGATGTTCTCGACCACCAAGGAGCTGGAGATCAAGGATTAATGTTCGGTTATGCCTCTAATGAGACACCTGAACTGATGCCGCTACCAGTATTTTTATCGCACCGCTTAGCTGAGCGATTAACCGAAGTTAGGAAAGAGAATATTGTTCCTGGTTTGCGTCCAGACGGTAAAACTCAAGTAACTGTTAATTATGACGGGGGCATTCCAGTTAGCGTGGAAACTGTTGTGGTTTCGACTCAGCATGAACCGGGTATTAACATGTCTGATTTAGCTACTTCTATTATTGATCATGTTATCCGCCCAATCTTAAACCAGTATGCTACCTCAGTATCTATTTTGGATGCTGTTTTCCTCGTTAATCCTTCTGGCCGCTTCGAAATAGGTGGTCCAATGGGAGATGCTGGAGTTACTGGACGGAAAATTATTGTCGATACATACGGTGGTATGGCACGTCATGGCGGTGGTGCTTTCTCTGGTAAGGATCCATCGAAAGTTGATCGTTCGGCATCTTACGCCGCTCGGTGGGTGGCTAAGAATGTCGTTGCTGCCCAACTAGCTGACAGGTGTGAGGTGCAAGTTGCCTATGCGATTGGTAAAGCGCGGCCGGTATCTGTCCGAGTCGATACGTTTGGCACAAACAAAGTTGATGAGGCAGTCATTAGCTCAGCGGTGAAAGAAGTCTTTGATCTGCGCCCAGCGGCTATTATCCGTGACCTAGATTTATTGCGTCCGATTTATTCGCTAACCTCGAACTATGGACATTTTGGCCGTGAATTAGCGGAATTTACCTGGGAGAAGACAGATCGAGTTGCGCAACTTCGCATCGCAGCGGGTCTCTAGTATGCCTCGATGAGGGTAATATACTGCTCACTAGAAAACCTCAGGTGTGCACTAAAATGTGGTGGAAGCTCGTGATTGACTAGTAAGTATGAATGATCTTTTTTCATTGCCAGAGTATTCGGCGCAAGAAGAATTATTGCGTCTAGAGCGCATAGCTCAGAAAGTAACATCGTCTTTTCCTAATCCGGTGGCTCACGTCGC is a window from the Arcanobacterium buesumense genome containing:
- the metK gene encoding methionine adenosyltransferase; this encodes MTLQPFTSESVTEGHPDKVCDKIADSILDALLAQDRNSRVAVETMVTTGLVHVAGEVTTDGYVEISDIVRSVVKDIGYTSSNIGFDGASCGVSVSIDQQSADIASSVDTSLEARLGEEIDVLDHQGAGDQGLMFGYASNETPELMPLPVFLSHRLAERLTEVRKENIVPGLRPDGKTQVTVNYDGGIPVSVETVVVSTQHEPGINMSDLATSIIDHVIRPILNQYATSVSILDAVFLVNPSGRFEIGGPMGDAGVTGRKIIVDTYGGMARHGGGAFSGKDPSKVDRSASYAARWVAKNVVAAQLADRCEVQVAYAIGKARPVSVRVDTFGTNKVDEAVISSAVKEVFDLRPAAIIRDLDLLRPIYSLTSNYGHFGRELAEFTWEKTDRVAQLRIAAGL
- the rpoZ gene encoding DNA-directed RNA polymerase subunit omega, whose amino-acid sequence is MSGTTANPEGITSPAIDNLLEKVDSKYTLAVFGAARARQINSYRQELKSGDGNITSIGPLVSSSPEDKPLSVALQEVADDKLKFTRE
- the mltG gene encoding endolytic transglycosylase MltG, translated to MSEVFTRLESQRRQSARARRALRRKKRIRSALVLFVTCVLVVAAGVVAVPHVKSVLSSSSVTDYAGPGSGEVIVQIPEGATGSTMAEILAQKDVVASSRAFIDAFNSDPRSASIQPGSYRLKSKMSGQGAVSALLDPASRAELKITIPEGFAKKQIVERIANVMNTPIEDVQRIADDPAAIGLPAEANGNSEGWFAPATYTVATNATAKDILSDMVQNRIRDLEDLKLPRESWQRTLIVASIVEREVNWPEYYGQVARVIENRLVDTTQVNGKLQMDSTTMYGVGKFGGIPTEDELQNDNPYNTYLHAGLPPYPISNPSRDVIEASINPPAGDWLFFVTTNLDTGETLFANNIDDHSKNVEVLRKWYSEHQKN
- the gmk gene encoding guanylate kinase — protein: MTILEGHAFVVCGPTAVGKGTILQEVLAQDPNLWYSVSATTRAPRPGEIDGVHYLFVSAEEFDDLVAHDGMLEWAVVHKIHRYGTPRKPVEEAMAQGKNVILELDLDGARQVRQSMPQVRQIFIAPPSWEELEARLRGRGTESEEEQERRLATARTELAAQDEFDDVIVNDTVANATAKLLQIFSQSTVN
- the mihF gene encoding integration host factor, actinobacterial type; translation: MVIPHLTNEQRRAALAKAGLARQRRAEIKQAIKEGSCQLIDVFSAAGEDEAIARMKILDLLLAFPKIGEVKAQSIMEEIGIAASRRIGGLGYRQRASLIELLG
- the nusB gene encoding transcription antitermination factor NusB, giving the protein MSTEQQKHERRNNRRKGRSLQRQRALDVLYEADVRGTGEDLPQLLAERIQISPAQQPIQEYGQLIVSTYSEWADDVDSMIEAASPQWALSRMSVVDRSLLRIGATELMYLDVPVAIVVKEITSLVRDFSTDKAVGFTMGVLNRIAEIRSAETAGL
- the aroB gene encoding 3-dehydroquinate synthase, translating into MTLSAVIVGMPGAGKTTVGRIVAHRLRLPFADSDRLITQKTGMAVADIFAQFGQHHFRDVEHDVIREACEHRDGILSVGGGALLDPRTRKLLAQERVIFIDVDDDVLIARLRRSRTVRPVLGDDIAGSVARLRSERSAFYYEVASEIVMSDDRGLNVVVGQVLDRLSRPQTIVKVDGDDPYQVVVGSDLVPQIVRALRPASKVFLIHSPNLTSFVGRIDEHLSHAGLRSLAFELPDGEAAKSRTVVDQLWDIAGQAHLGRDCVVLAVGGGATTDVAGFFASTWMRGVRLVCVPTTLLAMVDAAVGGKTAINTGQGKNLVGTFWPPSQVFCDTDVLSSLSEVERISGLAEVAKCGFIADHQIITMLESANYSLQDLIARSIRVKAEVVSQDLRETGLREVLNYGHTLGHAIERVENYSWKHGYAVAVGCVFAAALAVHAGFAPIELIDQQRQILKKIGLPTTYAIGKRDQVEEAMRVDKKVRDGQLRFVVVDQDRAMHIVQDPDIQALDFAWEQIQ
- the efp gene encoding elongation factor P encodes the protein MATTNDLKNGMVLKIDNQLWQVVEFQHVKPGKGPAFVRTKLKNVLSGKNVDKTFNAGVKVETATVDRRDMQYLYNDGSDFIFMDLDNYEQLPVSADIVGDAKNYMLENSNAIVAMHDGAVLFIELPASVVLEVTYTEPGLQGDRSNSGTKPATVETGYELQVPLFLEQGTKIKVDTRTGEYINRA
- the ruvX gene encoding Holliday junction resolvase RuvX — encoded protein: MRTGARIAVDVGEVRVGVARSDSAGILATPVGTFQRHKDDFSAVISLVHELDALEVIVGLPLNMDGSEGKSAKNARRWARRVARRIYPVSVRLVDERLSTVSAHSLLHQAGRKEITHRSVIDQVAAVIILESALAQERSTLAPPGELVEIQEN
- the coaBC gene encoding bifunctional phosphopantothenoylcysteine decarboxylase/phosphopantothenate--cysteine ligase CoaBC, whose amino-acid sequence is MNSKNVSQRASQSGGLSHAAPRILFGVTGGIAAYKAVTAIRRLRQWGADVVVVPTHAALDMVGKTTWEAISGNRVHVDVSENANDVVHVNTGAQADLLVIAPATANTIAKLAHGLADNLLTASALVATCPRLIAPAMHTQMWMHPATKDNIATMRRHGWELIGPETGQLTGSDIGPGRMSEPEDIAQRAIDILTERGFGTPAQPAETGQNWVISAGGTHEAIDPVRYIANHSTGIMGVELANAARARGHHVTLVAANLSADVLARCAPDIDVIPVVSALDVHDAMLRQTPRADVVIMAAAIGDFRVDQSTTKIKRGESLTIELKANPDILHEIAINRAKQDQCVIGFAAETGDEKKTYIDYGIAKAKRKGADLLVINQVGDGIGFGNVDTNVTIVSGKGQIVANATGSKPDVAEQIIETISHYLP
- the aroC gene encoding chorismate synthase, with the protein product MMRWSTAGESHGRQLVALVEGLPAGIVVSTAGLRAELARRRTGYGRGARQKFEQDQCRFIAGVRHGKTLGSPIAIEILNSEWPRWEVVMDPDQVDPMLLRQADGQGDSRELARHKRLTKPRPGHADLTGILKFGFDDTRNVLERASARETVARVAAGYVAKAFLEQVAGIKIIGHVVGVGERSAPSAVITPEDCPVIERSLMRTAHSSLEVEFMAEIDRAHRQGDTVGGVAEIVAWNVPPALGSYTTWKDRLDGQLAQSLMSIPAVKGVEIGDGFAQSRVYGSQAHDEIIYGNGKYTRVTNRAGGIEGGMSNGEPVVARIAVKPIPTVPHALRTVDIDTKELTTANHQRSDTTAIVPAAVIGESMMALTLAAALLERSSGDTLDDIQRHMVDLGKMGS
- a CDS encoding AAA family ATPase — encoded protein: MQSVIIIGPDGAGKTTLVRALAQAGFTAGDVDLMVADTLEVSLADMYTVVDSHLRYQVMASIVRALFDDIASESDSVFALALPADFFEYRDLSEELEKLRCLDVVLVVGLEAGIDQLMKRLGLSGPRVTTIVLPRKELSVQLARRMPVYREHADEMIDTSRYDAQEAGELVAQRVIMLINNAS